From Salmo salar chromosome ssa04, Ssal_v3.1, whole genome shotgun sequence, one genomic window encodes:
- the LOC106594846 gene encoding beta-crystallin A1, which produces MNRATKTHMTSPMFFPGLGMAPFFKVTVFEQEHFQGKCQEFTSECCNIQDCGLDNIRSIRVESGAWVGFEHHDFQGQQFILERGEYPHWDAYSGSLSYHVERLMSLRPIYCASHQSSRMQIFETENFMGRSVELCDDYPSLRAMGWCMPEVGSMHVQCGAFVCYQFPGYRGQQYIMECERHSGDYQHWKNWGSHCQTPQIQSIRRIQH; this is translated from the exons aTGAATAGAGCTACTAAAACCCACATGACCTCCCCCATGTTTTTCCCTGGCCTGGGTATGGCTCCTTTTTTCAAg GTGACTGTGTTTGAGCAGGAACACTTCCAGGGCAAGTGCCAGGAGTTTACCTCTGAGTGCTGTAACATCCAGGACTGTGGTCTGGACAACATCCGCTCTATCAGAGTTGAGAGTGGAGC CTGGGTGGGCTTTGAGCACCATGACTTCCAGGGCCAGCAGTTcatcctggagagaggagagtaccCCCACTGGGACGCCTACAGCGGCTCCCTGTCCTACCACGTGGAGCGCCTCATGTCCCTGCGCCCCATCTACTGCGCt TCCCACCAGAGCAGTCGTATGCAGATCTTTGAGACAGAGAACTTCATGGGCCGCAGCGTTGAGCTGTGTGATGATTACCCCTCTCTGAGGGCCATGGGCTGGTGCATGCCTGAGGTCGGATCCATGCACGTTCAGTGTGGCGC cttTGTGTGCTACCAGTTCCCCGGCTACAGGGGCCAGCAGTACATCATGGAGTGTGAGAGACACAGTGGAGACTACCAGCACTGGAAGAACTGGGGCTCCCACTGCCAGACCCCCCAGATCCAGTCTATCCGCCGTATCCAGCACTAA